A single genomic interval of Streptomyces sp. 1222.5 harbors:
- a CDS encoding 4'-phosphopantetheinyl transferase superfamily protein, whose amino-acid sequence MSGSPAPASGTLLHAAAPPGLALPRPGSLDLWLLRVPDVRGAGLDPTVLDATERRRAAELAHGGDRIRFTAAHLALRRLLGTYLGTRPQDIRYGRETCPCCGGPHGRPTVLGATRELHFSLSHRGDLVLMGTAVAPIGVDVDLVADPGSAAELAAMLHPAERAEIEALPPMRRPRALARLWTRKEAYLKGLGTGLGRDPAADYVGSGQPDGPYPPTGWTLLDVPVDRGYAAAVAVHGRLTAPVPRVNRLSDHDIRGGPPPEAPEP is encoded by the coding sequence ATGAGCGGTTCCCCAGCCCCCGCGAGCGGCACCCTGCTGCACGCGGCGGCGCCCCCGGGACTGGCACTGCCCCGGCCCGGTTCCCTGGACCTCTGGCTGCTCAGGGTCCCCGACGTCCGGGGGGCGGGACTCGACCCGACCGTGCTGGACGCGACGGAACGGCGGCGCGCCGCCGAACTGGCCCACGGCGGCGACCGGATCCGCTTCACCGCCGCCCATCTGGCCCTGCGCCGCCTGCTGGGCACCTACCTCGGCACCCGGCCGCAGGACATCCGCTACGGCCGTGAGACCTGCCCGTGCTGCGGTGGCCCCCACGGCCGGCCGACCGTGCTGGGCGCCACCCGCGAGCTGCACTTCTCCCTCTCCCACCGCGGCGATCTCGTCCTCATGGGCACCGCGGTGGCACCCATCGGCGTCGACGTGGACCTGGTCGCCGATCCGGGCAGCGCCGCCGAACTCGCCGCCATGCTGCACCCGGCCGAGCGGGCGGAGATCGAGGCGCTGCCGCCCATGCGCCGGCCGCGCGCGCTGGCCCGGCTGTGGACCCGCAAGGAGGCGTACCTCAAGGGTCTGGGCACCGGCCTGGGCCGGGACCCGGCGGCCGACTACGTGGGCTCCGGGCAGCCGGACGGCCCGTATCCGCCCACCGGGTGGACCCTCCTCGACGTGCCCGTCGACCGCGGCTACGCGGCGGCCGTCGCCGTGCACGGCAGGCTGACGGCACCCGTGCCCCGGGTGAACCGTCTCTCGGACCACGACATCCGCGGCGGGCCCCCACCGGAAGCACCGGAGCCTTGA
- a CDS encoding MFS transporter, with protein sequence MSAPTGATAPRPRGGLLRQRDFRLLWAGETASRFGSNVTGVAMPLVAVVSLDASTFWVSALAAAAWLPWLLVGLPAGAWVDRLPRRPLMLVCNLGSLVLLASVPATAWLDALTMTQLLVVALLTGLANVFFSIAYRVYLPSVVEREDLAEANARLQGSESAAQLAGLGGGGMLAGLFGAVSGLLVDAATFLVSTLCLLGIRRSEPRPEKSAAPRALRQDVRDGLRYTVRDPYLRVLTTYGTVTNLLLTGYQALLTVFLVRDLGVEAAAVGWLLAGASVGGLLGAVLAGALSRRFGSARGMLLCKFATAPFGLLVPLAQPGWRVVLLALGGAVLALGVVSANVIQGTFRQQYCPPHLLGRITASMSVANFGAIPVGSLLGGALGATLGVRPALWLLTGGLAVSSALLLAGPLRAHRDLPTEPPTPPEVQDRPVGVLGRS encoded by the coding sequence ATGAGCGCACCCACCGGAGCCACCGCACCACGGCCCCGGGGCGGACTGCTGCGGCAACGGGACTTCCGGCTGCTGTGGGCGGGGGAGACCGCGAGCCGGTTCGGCAGCAACGTCACCGGTGTCGCCATGCCACTGGTCGCCGTCGTCAGCCTCGACGCGAGCACCTTCTGGGTGAGCGCGCTGGCCGCGGCGGCCTGGCTGCCCTGGCTGCTGGTCGGACTGCCCGCCGGAGCCTGGGTGGACCGGCTGCCGCGCCGCCCGCTGATGCTGGTGTGCAACCTGGGCTCACTGGTGCTGCTGGCCAGCGTGCCCGCCACCGCCTGGCTGGACGCGCTGACCATGACCCAGCTGCTGGTGGTCGCCCTGCTCACCGGACTGGCGAACGTCTTCTTCTCGATCGCCTACCGCGTCTACCTGCCGTCCGTCGTGGAGCGCGAGGACCTCGCCGAGGCCAACGCCAGACTCCAGGGCAGCGAGTCCGCGGCACAACTCGCCGGGCTCGGCGGCGGCGGCATGCTGGCCGGGCTGTTCGGAGCGGTCAGCGGCCTCCTCGTCGACGCCGCGACCTTCCTCGTCTCCACCCTCTGCCTGCTCGGCATCCGCAGGTCCGAACCCCGTCCGGAGAAGTCCGCGGCCCCCCGGGCCCTGCGCCAGGACGTGCGCGACGGCCTCCGGTACACGGTGCGCGACCCGTACCTGCGCGTCCTCACGACGTACGGCACCGTCACCAACCTGCTCCTCACCGGCTACCAGGCCCTCCTCACCGTCTTCCTCGTACGCGACCTGGGCGTCGAGGCGGCCGCGGTGGGCTGGCTGCTGGCCGGCGCGAGCGTCGGCGGGCTGCTCGGCGCCGTCCTGGCCGGCGCGCTCTCCCGGCGCTTCGGCTCGGCCCGCGGCATGCTGCTGTGCAAGTTCGCCACCGCGCCGTTCGGGCTGCTCGTGCCGCTGGCCCAACCGGGGTGGCGGGTCGTCCTGCTCGCCCTCGGCGGGGCGGTCCTCGCCCTGGGCGTGGTGTCCGCCAACGTCATCCAGGGCACGTTCCGCCAGCAGTACTGCCCCCCGCACCTGCTGGGCCGGATCACCGCGAGCATGTCCGTGGCCAACTTCGGTGCCATCCCCGTCGGTTCGCTGCTCGGCGGTGCCCTCGGCGCCACCCTCGGCGTGCGGCCCGCGCTGTGGCTGCTCACCGGAGGCCTCGCGGTCAGCTCCGCGCTGCTTCTGGCGGGACCCCTGCGCGCGCACCGCGACCTGCCCACCGAACCACCCACACCACCCGAGGTCCAGGACCGGCCGGTCGGCGTCCTCGGACGGAGCTGA